Proteins encoded in a region of the Fundulus heteroclitus isolate FHET01 chromosome 2, MU-UCD_Fhet_4.1, whole genome shotgun sequence genome:
- the frmd4a gene encoding FERM domain-containing protein 4A isoform X2: MHCVNCCDGHSSRVLRAVWISGTVGFQEETGDSGRWKYVSDLDFAVIDPRVLKPMTEGRRCQVHLLDDRKLELLVQPKLMAKDLLDLVASHFNLKEKEYFGIAYTDETGHFSWLQLDRRVLEHEFPKKSGPIVLYFCVRFYIESISYLKDNATIELFFLNAKSIIYKELIEVDSEVVFELASYILQEAKGDFTSDDATRSDLKKLPALPTQALKEHPSLAYCEDRVIEHYKKLSGQSRGQAIVNYMSIVESLPTYGVHYYGVKDKQGIPWWLGLSYKGIFQYDYQDKVKPRKVFQWRQLENLYFREKKFSVEVHDPRRASVTRRTFGHSGIAVHTWYACPALIKSIWAMAISQHQFYLDRKQSKSKIHAARSLSEIAIDLTETGTLKTSKLANMGSKGKIISGSSGSLLSSGSQESDSSQTAKKDMLAALRARQEALEETLRQRLEELKSICIREAELTGKLPKEYPLDPGEEPPTVRRKIGTAFKLDEQKILPKGEEEELERLEREFAIQSQITEAARRLASDPHVSSKKLKKQRKTSYLNALKKLQEIENSINEYRVRSGKKPTQRASLIIEEANICSEDSSLSDALVLDDDDSQVTGTPTFSPVASPHKGLPPRPPSHSRPPPPQSLDGLRHMHYTRSDYDKSPIKPKMWSESSLDEPYEKAKKRSSHSSHRRFPSSGSAEAGGSNSLQSSPIRSSPHWNSQSSMPSTPDLRTRTPHYVHSTRSVDISPTRLHSLAQHFRNRSSSLESQGKLLASDPDAHPHTLGSPDFFLVPGRGSNGSDPLDDCSSCTSQSSSEHYCPSSGPPGSNPNYSTLGEDSPSKARQRQRQRHRSAGHLGSSNSGSMPNLAAKNGTVGGSGGSGIGGGHHGVYLHSQSQPSSQYRIKEYPLYVEGSSNGVVVRSLESDQEGHYSVKAQFKTSSSYTAGGLYKEAWGGEEGGEGSGRLTPSRSQIVRTPSLGRDGGGGGGGRAAVSEELRCWYQRSSGSLKERSHSHSGSTSSETGSQQGTLGHGRGSRVGSLAKGSPAASPHSQRSLTPSSEHPATPTPPCSPQHIINWKSGSFSDSCFLSSPLCSELADVQWYGKDKAKPGTLV, translated from the exons CCCAAACTGATGGCAAAGGATTTGCTGGACCTCGTGGCCTCCCACTTCAACCTCAAGGAGAAGGAATACTTTGGAATTGCTTATACAGATGAAAC GGGCCACTTCAGTTGGCTTCAGCTGGACCGAAGGGTGTTAGAGCATGAATTCCCCAAAAAGTCTGGTCCTATTGTTCTCTACTTCTGTGTCAG GTTTTACATTGAAAGTATTTCCTACCTGAAGGACAACGCAACAATTGAGCTGTTCTTCCTCAATGCAAAGTCCATCATATACAAG GAGCTTATTGAAGTGGACAGCGAGGTGGTCTTTGAATTAGCCTCCTACATCCTGCAA GAAGCTAAAGGGGACTTTACCAG CGATGATGCAACCAGGTCTGATCTGAAAAAGCTCCCTGCTCTGCCCACTCAAGCTCTAAAGGAGCACCCTTCTCTGGCTTACTG TGAAGACCGGGTCATAGAGCATTACAAGAAGCTCAGTGGGCAGTCTAGAGGGCAGGCTATTGTAAA TTATATGAGCATTGTGGAATCTCTACCCACATATGGAGTGCATTACTATGGTGTAAAG gaCAAACAGGGGATCCCTTGGTGGCTGGGTCTGAGCTATAAAGGCATCTTTCAGTATGACTACCAGGACAAAGTCAAGCCAAGGAAG GTGTTTCAATGGCGTCAGCTGGAGAACCTGTACTTCAGAGAGAAGAAGTTTTCAGTCGAAGTCCATGACCCCAGGAG GGCGTCGGTAACGAGGAGGACTTTTGGACACAGTGGCATCGCCGTGCACACCTGGTACGCCTGTCCCGCTCTCATCAAGTCCATCTGGGCCATGGCTATCAGCCAGCATCAGTTCTACCTGGACCGCAAACAGAGCAAG TCAAAGATCCATGCTGCGCGGAGTCTGAGCGAGATCGCAATAGATCTCACAGAAACAGGAACTTTAAAGACCTCCAAACTGGCGAACATGGGCAGCAAGGGCAAGATCATCAGCGGCAGCAGCGGCAGTCTGCTCTCCTCAG GCTCTCAGGAATCCGACAGCTCCCAAACTGCTAAGAAGGACATGCTGGCAGCACTGAGAGCTCGGCAGGAAGCTCTGGAGGAAACCCTGCGgcagagactggaggaactCAAGAGCATCTGCATCAGAGAAGCG GAGCTGACAGGAAAACTTCCGAAGGAATATCCTCTGGATCCCGGAGAGGAACCGCCCACGGTGAGGCGGAAGATTGGCACTGCCTTCAAACTGGATGAGCAGAAAATCTTACCAAAGGGCGAG GAGGAGGAGCTTGAGCGTTTGGAGCGGGAGTTTGCCATTCAGTCGCAGATTACAGAGGCGGCCCGGCGGCTCGCCAGCGATCCTCACGTGAGCAGCAAGAAGCTGAAGAAGCAGAGGAAAACCTCTTATCTGAATGCACTTAAGAAGCTCCAGGAAATCGAGAACTCTATCAACGAGTACCGGGTCCGCTCTGGCAAGAAGCCCACTCAGAGGGCGTCACTTATCATAGAAG aAGCCAATATTTGTTCTGAAGACAGTTCATTGTCTGATGCACTGGTCTTGGATGATG ATGATTCTCAGGTTACAGGTACCCCGACCTTCTCTCCTGTAGCGTCGCCTCATAAAGGCCTCCCTCCGCGACCCCCCTCTCACAGCCGGCCTCCTCCCCCGCAGTCCCTGGATGGACTGCGACACATGCACTACACTCGCTCTGACTATGATAAATCTCCCATCAAACCCAAGATGTGGAGCGAATCGTCACTGGATGAGCCCTACGAAAAAGCAAAGAAGCGCTCTTCCCACTCGAG TCACAGGCGTTTTCCGAGTTCTGGCAGTGCGGAAGCAGGGGGCAGTAACTCCCTTCAGAGCAGCCCGATCAGGAGCTCGCCTCACTGGAACTCTCAGTCCAGCATGCCATCAACGCCGGACCTGAGAACCAGAACTCCGCATTACGTACATTCCACCAG GTCAGTGGACATCAGTCCCACACGTCTGCACAGTCTCGCTCAGCACTTTAGGAACCGCAGCTCCAGCCTCGAGTCCCAGGGCAAGCTGCTGGCGTCCGACCCCGATGCACATCCGCACACCCTGGGCAGCCCCGACTTTTTCCTCGTCCCGGGACGAGGCTCCAACGGTTCTGACCCGTTGGATGACTGTTCATCCTGCACCAGCCAAAGCAGCTCAGAGCATTATTGCCCCTCCAGCGGACCCCCGGGCAGCAACCCGAACTACTCCACGCTGGGAGAGGACTCGCCCTCCAAAGCCAGGCAGAGACAACGGCAAAGGCACAG GTCTGCTGGTCACCTGGGCTCCTCTAATTCAGGCTCTATGCCAAATCTGGCAGCTAAGAACGGCACGGTTGGAGGCTCGGGTGGAAGTGGGATCGGAGGCGGGCACCACGGAGTTTACCTCCACAGCCAGAGCCAGCCCTCCTCCCAGTACCGCATCAAGGAGTACCCTCTGTATGTGGAGGGTAGCTCCAACGGTGTGGTGGTGCGCAGCCTGGAGAGCGACCAGGAGGGTCACTACAGCGTGAAGGCCCAGTTCAAGACCTCCAGCTCCTACACGGCCGGCGGACTTTACAAGGAGGCCTGGGGCggagaggaggggggagagggaaGCGGCCGGCTCACGCCGTCTCGATCTCAGATCGTACGGACTCCATCGTTAGGGAGAGACGGCGGCGGAGGCGGAGGGGGGAGGGCAGCGGTGTCGGAGGAGCTGCGTTGTTGGTACCAGAGGTCATCGGGGAGCCTGAAAGAAAGAAGCCACTCACATTCAGGGTCCACGTCGTCTGAGACCGGGTCACAGCAAGGCACTCTGGGACATGGACGGGGGAGCAGAGTTGGATCACTTGCGAAGGGCTCACCAg CTGCGTCCCCTCACAGCCAGAGGAGCCTGACGCCGTCCAGCGAGCACCCGGCCACGCCCACACCGCCCTGCAGCCCGCAGCACATCATCAACTGGAAGAGCGG
- the frmd4a gene encoding FERM domain-containing protein 4A isoform X8, whose product MEGLLSPMRTRMTEGRRCQVHLLDDRKLELLVQPKLMAKDLLDLVASHFNLKEKEYFGIAYTDETGHFSWLQLDRRVLEHEFPKKSGPIVLYFCVRFYIESISYLKDNATIELFFLNAKSIIYKELIEVDSEVVFELASYILQEAKGDFTSDDATRSDLKKLPALPTQALKEHPSLAYCEDRVIEHYKKLSGQSRGQAIVNYMSIVESLPTYGVHYYGVKDKQGIPWWLGLSYKGIFQYDYQDKVKPRKVFQWRQLENLYFREKKFSVEVHDPRSRASVTRRTFGHSGIAVHTWYACPALIKSIWAMAISQHQFYLDRKQSKSKIHAARSLSEIAIDLTETGTLKTSKLANMGSKGKIISGSSGSLLSSGSQESDSSQTAKKDMLAALRARQEALEETLRQRLEELKSICIREAELTGKLPKEYPLDPGEEPPTVRRKIGTAFKLDEQKILPKGEEEELERLEREFAIQSQITEAARRLASDPHVSSKKLKKQRKTSYLNALKKLQEIENSINEYRVRSGKKPTQRASLIIEEANICSEDSSLSDALVLDDDDSQVTGTPTFSPVASPHKGLPPRPPSHSRPPPPQSLDGLRHMHYTRSDYDKSPIKPKMWSESSLDEPYEKAKKRSSHSSHRRFPSSGSAEAGGSNSLQSSPIRSSPHWNSQSSMPSTPDLRTRTPHYVHSTRSVDISPTRLHSLAQHFRNRSSSLESQGKLLASDPDAHPHTLGSPDFFLVPGRGSNGSDPLDDCSSCTSQSSSEHYCPSSGPPGSNPNYSTLGEDSPSKARQRQRQRHRSAGHLGSSNSGSMPNLAAKNGTVGGSGGSGIGGGHHGVYLHSQSQPSSQYRIKEYPLYVEGSSNGVVVRSLESDQEGHYSVKAQFKTSSSYTAGGLYKEAWGGEEGGEGSGRLTPSRSQIVRTPSLGRDGGGGGGGRAAVSEELRCWYQRSSGSLKERSHSHSGSTSSETGSQQGTLGHGRGSRVGSLAKGSPAASPHSQRSLTPSSEHPATPTPPCSPQHIINWKSGSFSDSCFLSSPLCSELADVQWYGKDKAKPGTLV is encoded by the exons CCCAAACTGATGGCAAAGGATTTGCTGGACCTCGTGGCCTCCCACTTCAACCTCAAGGAGAAGGAATACTTTGGAATTGCTTATACAGATGAAAC GGGCCACTTCAGTTGGCTTCAGCTGGACCGAAGGGTGTTAGAGCATGAATTCCCCAAAAAGTCTGGTCCTATTGTTCTCTACTTCTGTGTCAG GTTTTACATTGAAAGTATTTCCTACCTGAAGGACAACGCAACAATTGAGCTGTTCTTCCTCAATGCAAAGTCCATCATATACAAG GAGCTTATTGAAGTGGACAGCGAGGTGGTCTTTGAATTAGCCTCCTACATCCTGCAA GAAGCTAAAGGGGACTTTACCAG CGATGATGCAACCAGGTCTGATCTGAAAAAGCTCCCTGCTCTGCCCACTCAAGCTCTAAAGGAGCACCCTTCTCTGGCTTACTG TGAAGACCGGGTCATAGAGCATTACAAGAAGCTCAGTGGGCAGTCTAGAGGGCAGGCTATTGTAAA TTATATGAGCATTGTGGAATCTCTACCCACATATGGAGTGCATTACTATGGTGTAAAG gaCAAACAGGGGATCCCTTGGTGGCTGGGTCTGAGCTATAAAGGCATCTTTCAGTATGACTACCAGGACAAAGTCAAGCCAAGGAAG GTGTTTCAATGGCGTCAGCTGGAGAACCTGTACTTCAGAGAGAAGAAGTTTTCAGTCGAAGTCCATGACCCCAGGAG TAGGGCGTCGGTAACGAGGAGGACTTTTGGACACAGTGGCATCGCCGTGCACACCTGGTACGCCTGTCCCGCTCTCATCAAGTCCATCTGGGCCATGGCTATCAGCCAGCATCAGTTCTACCTGGACCGCAAACAGAGCAAG TCAAAGATCCATGCTGCGCGGAGTCTGAGCGAGATCGCAATAGATCTCACAGAAACAGGAACTTTAAAGACCTCCAAACTGGCGAACATGGGCAGCAAGGGCAAGATCATCAGCGGCAGCAGCGGCAGTCTGCTCTCCTCAG GCTCTCAGGAATCCGACAGCTCCCAAACTGCTAAGAAGGACATGCTGGCAGCACTGAGAGCTCGGCAGGAAGCTCTGGAGGAAACCCTGCGgcagagactggaggaactCAAGAGCATCTGCATCAGAGAAGCG GAGCTGACAGGAAAACTTCCGAAGGAATATCCTCTGGATCCCGGAGAGGAACCGCCCACGGTGAGGCGGAAGATTGGCACTGCCTTCAAACTGGATGAGCAGAAAATCTTACCAAAGGGCGAG GAGGAGGAGCTTGAGCGTTTGGAGCGGGAGTTTGCCATTCAGTCGCAGATTACAGAGGCGGCCCGGCGGCTCGCCAGCGATCCTCACGTGAGCAGCAAGAAGCTGAAGAAGCAGAGGAAAACCTCTTATCTGAATGCACTTAAGAAGCTCCAGGAAATCGAGAACTCTATCAACGAGTACCGGGTCCGCTCTGGCAAGAAGCCCACTCAGAGGGCGTCACTTATCATAGAAG aAGCCAATATTTGTTCTGAAGACAGTTCATTGTCTGATGCACTGGTCTTGGATGATG ATGATTCTCAGGTTACAGGTACCCCGACCTTCTCTCCTGTAGCGTCGCCTCATAAAGGCCTCCCTCCGCGACCCCCCTCTCACAGCCGGCCTCCTCCCCCGCAGTCCCTGGATGGACTGCGACACATGCACTACACTCGCTCTGACTATGATAAATCTCCCATCAAACCCAAGATGTGGAGCGAATCGTCACTGGATGAGCCCTACGAAAAAGCAAAGAAGCGCTCTTCCCACTCGAG TCACAGGCGTTTTCCGAGTTCTGGCAGTGCGGAAGCAGGGGGCAGTAACTCCCTTCAGAGCAGCCCGATCAGGAGCTCGCCTCACTGGAACTCTCAGTCCAGCATGCCATCAACGCCGGACCTGAGAACCAGAACTCCGCATTACGTACATTCCACCAG GTCAGTGGACATCAGTCCCACACGTCTGCACAGTCTCGCTCAGCACTTTAGGAACCGCAGCTCCAGCCTCGAGTCCCAGGGCAAGCTGCTGGCGTCCGACCCCGATGCACATCCGCACACCCTGGGCAGCCCCGACTTTTTCCTCGTCCCGGGACGAGGCTCCAACGGTTCTGACCCGTTGGATGACTGTTCATCCTGCACCAGCCAAAGCAGCTCAGAGCATTATTGCCCCTCCAGCGGACCCCCGGGCAGCAACCCGAACTACTCCACGCTGGGAGAGGACTCGCCCTCCAAAGCCAGGCAGAGACAACGGCAAAGGCACAG GTCTGCTGGTCACCTGGGCTCCTCTAATTCAGGCTCTATGCCAAATCTGGCAGCTAAGAACGGCACGGTTGGAGGCTCGGGTGGAAGTGGGATCGGAGGCGGGCACCACGGAGTTTACCTCCACAGCCAGAGCCAGCCCTCCTCCCAGTACCGCATCAAGGAGTACCCTCTGTATGTGGAGGGTAGCTCCAACGGTGTGGTGGTGCGCAGCCTGGAGAGCGACCAGGAGGGTCACTACAGCGTGAAGGCCCAGTTCAAGACCTCCAGCTCCTACACGGCCGGCGGACTTTACAAGGAGGCCTGGGGCggagaggaggggggagagggaaGCGGCCGGCTCACGCCGTCTCGATCTCAGATCGTACGGACTCCATCGTTAGGGAGAGACGGCGGCGGAGGCGGAGGGGGGAGGGCAGCGGTGTCGGAGGAGCTGCGTTGTTGGTACCAGAGGTCATCGGGGAGCCTGAAAGAAAGAAGCCACTCACATTCAGGGTCCACGTCGTCTGAGACCGGGTCACAGCAAGGCACTCTGGGACATGGACGGGGGAGCAGAGTTGGATCACTTGCGAAGGGCTCACCAg CTGCGTCCCCTCACAGCCAGAGGAGCCTGACGCCGTCCAGCGAGCACCCGGCCACGCCCACACCGCCCTGCAGCCCGCAGCACATCATCAACTGGAAGAGCGG
- the frmd4a gene encoding FERM domain-containing protein 4A isoform X4, producing the protein MVVQGAVTPGRTRRLMLKLPVGTLRRNSGERMTEGRRCQVHLLDDRKLELLVQPKLMAKDLLDLVASHFNLKEKEYFGIAYTDETGHFSWLQLDRRVLEHEFPKKSGPIVLYFCVRFYIESISYLKDNATIELFFLNAKSIIYKELIEVDSEVVFELASYILQEAKGDFTSDDATRSDLKKLPALPTQALKEHPSLAYCEDRVIEHYKKLSGQSRGQAIVNYMSIVESLPTYGVHYYGVKDKQGIPWWLGLSYKGIFQYDYQDKVKPRKVFQWRQLENLYFREKKFSVEVHDPRSRASVTRRTFGHSGIAVHTWYACPALIKSIWAMAISQHQFYLDRKQSKSKIHAARSLSEIAIDLTETGTLKTSKLANMGSKGKIISGSSGSLLSSGSQESDSSQTAKKDMLAALRARQEALEETLRQRLEELKSICIREAELTGKLPKEYPLDPGEEPPTVRRKIGTAFKLDEQKILPKGEEEELERLEREFAIQSQITEAARRLASDPHVSSKKLKKQRKTSYLNALKKLQEIENSINEYRVRSGKKPTQRASLIIEEANICSEDSSLSDALVLDDDDSQVTGTPTFSPVASPHKGLPPRPPSHSRPPPPQSLDGLRHMHYTRSDYDKSPIKPKMWSESSLDEPYEKAKKRSSHSSHRRFPSSGSAEAGGSNSLQSSPIRSSPHWNSQSSMPSTPDLRTRTPHYVHSTRSVDISPTRLHSLAQHFRNRSSSLESQGKLLASDPDAHPHTLGSPDFFLVPGRGSNGSDPLDDCSSCTSQSSSEHYCPSSGPPGSNPNYSTLGEDSPSKARQRQRQRHRSAGHLGSSNSGSMPNLAAKNGTVGGSGGSGIGGGHHGVYLHSQSQPSSQYRIKEYPLYVEGSSNGVVVRSLESDQEGHYSVKAQFKTSSSYTAGGLYKEAWGGEEGGEGSGRLTPSRSQIVRTPSLGRDGGGGGGGRAAVSEELRCWYQRSSGSLKERSHSHSGSTSSETGSQQGTLGHGRGSRVGSLAKGSPAASPHSQRSLTPSSEHPATPTPPCSPQHIINWKSGSFSDSCFLSSPLCSELADVQWYGKDKAKPGTLV; encoded by the exons CCCAAACTGATGGCAAAGGATTTGCTGGACCTCGTGGCCTCCCACTTCAACCTCAAGGAGAAGGAATACTTTGGAATTGCTTATACAGATGAAAC GGGCCACTTCAGTTGGCTTCAGCTGGACCGAAGGGTGTTAGAGCATGAATTCCCCAAAAAGTCTGGTCCTATTGTTCTCTACTTCTGTGTCAG GTTTTACATTGAAAGTATTTCCTACCTGAAGGACAACGCAACAATTGAGCTGTTCTTCCTCAATGCAAAGTCCATCATATACAAG GAGCTTATTGAAGTGGACAGCGAGGTGGTCTTTGAATTAGCCTCCTACATCCTGCAA GAAGCTAAAGGGGACTTTACCAG CGATGATGCAACCAGGTCTGATCTGAAAAAGCTCCCTGCTCTGCCCACTCAAGCTCTAAAGGAGCACCCTTCTCTGGCTTACTG TGAAGACCGGGTCATAGAGCATTACAAGAAGCTCAGTGGGCAGTCTAGAGGGCAGGCTATTGTAAA TTATATGAGCATTGTGGAATCTCTACCCACATATGGAGTGCATTACTATGGTGTAAAG gaCAAACAGGGGATCCCTTGGTGGCTGGGTCTGAGCTATAAAGGCATCTTTCAGTATGACTACCAGGACAAAGTCAAGCCAAGGAAG GTGTTTCAATGGCGTCAGCTGGAGAACCTGTACTTCAGAGAGAAGAAGTTTTCAGTCGAAGTCCATGACCCCAGGAG TAGGGCGTCGGTAACGAGGAGGACTTTTGGACACAGTGGCATCGCCGTGCACACCTGGTACGCCTGTCCCGCTCTCATCAAGTCCATCTGGGCCATGGCTATCAGCCAGCATCAGTTCTACCTGGACCGCAAACAGAGCAAG TCAAAGATCCATGCTGCGCGGAGTCTGAGCGAGATCGCAATAGATCTCACAGAAACAGGAACTTTAAAGACCTCCAAACTGGCGAACATGGGCAGCAAGGGCAAGATCATCAGCGGCAGCAGCGGCAGTCTGCTCTCCTCAG GCTCTCAGGAATCCGACAGCTCCCAAACTGCTAAGAAGGACATGCTGGCAGCACTGAGAGCTCGGCAGGAAGCTCTGGAGGAAACCCTGCGgcagagactggaggaactCAAGAGCATCTGCATCAGAGAAGCG GAGCTGACAGGAAAACTTCCGAAGGAATATCCTCTGGATCCCGGAGAGGAACCGCCCACGGTGAGGCGGAAGATTGGCACTGCCTTCAAACTGGATGAGCAGAAAATCTTACCAAAGGGCGAG GAGGAGGAGCTTGAGCGTTTGGAGCGGGAGTTTGCCATTCAGTCGCAGATTACAGAGGCGGCCCGGCGGCTCGCCAGCGATCCTCACGTGAGCAGCAAGAAGCTGAAGAAGCAGAGGAAAACCTCTTATCTGAATGCACTTAAGAAGCTCCAGGAAATCGAGAACTCTATCAACGAGTACCGGGTCCGCTCTGGCAAGAAGCCCACTCAGAGGGCGTCACTTATCATAGAAG aAGCCAATATTTGTTCTGAAGACAGTTCATTGTCTGATGCACTGGTCTTGGATGATG ATGATTCTCAGGTTACAGGTACCCCGACCTTCTCTCCTGTAGCGTCGCCTCATAAAGGCCTCCCTCCGCGACCCCCCTCTCACAGCCGGCCTCCTCCCCCGCAGTCCCTGGATGGACTGCGACACATGCACTACACTCGCTCTGACTATGATAAATCTCCCATCAAACCCAAGATGTGGAGCGAATCGTCACTGGATGAGCCCTACGAAAAAGCAAAGAAGCGCTCTTCCCACTCGAG TCACAGGCGTTTTCCGAGTTCTGGCAGTGCGGAAGCAGGGGGCAGTAACTCCCTTCAGAGCAGCCCGATCAGGAGCTCGCCTCACTGGAACTCTCAGTCCAGCATGCCATCAACGCCGGACCTGAGAACCAGAACTCCGCATTACGTACATTCCACCAG GTCAGTGGACATCAGTCCCACACGTCTGCACAGTCTCGCTCAGCACTTTAGGAACCGCAGCTCCAGCCTCGAGTCCCAGGGCAAGCTGCTGGCGTCCGACCCCGATGCACATCCGCACACCCTGGGCAGCCCCGACTTTTTCCTCGTCCCGGGACGAGGCTCCAACGGTTCTGACCCGTTGGATGACTGTTCATCCTGCACCAGCCAAAGCAGCTCAGAGCATTATTGCCCCTCCAGCGGACCCCCGGGCAGCAACCCGAACTACTCCACGCTGGGAGAGGACTCGCCCTCCAAAGCCAGGCAGAGACAACGGCAAAGGCACAG GTCTGCTGGTCACCTGGGCTCCTCTAATTCAGGCTCTATGCCAAATCTGGCAGCTAAGAACGGCACGGTTGGAGGCTCGGGTGGAAGTGGGATCGGAGGCGGGCACCACGGAGTTTACCTCCACAGCCAGAGCCAGCCCTCCTCCCAGTACCGCATCAAGGAGTACCCTCTGTATGTGGAGGGTAGCTCCAACGGTGTGGTGGTGCGCAGCCTGGAGAGCGACCAGGAGGGTCACTACAGCGTGAAGGCCCAGTTCAAGACCTCCAGCTCCTACACGGCCGGCGGACTTTACAAGGAGGCCTGGGGCggagaggaggggggagagggaaGCGGCCGGCTCACGCCGTCTCGATCTCAGATCGTACGGACTCCATCGTTAGGGAGAGACGGCGGCGGAGGCGGAGGGGGGAGGGCAGCGGTGTCGGAGGAGCTGCGTTGTTGGTACCAGAGGTCATCGGGGAGCCTGAAAGAAAGAAGCCACTCACATTCAGGGTCCACGTCGTCTGAGACCGGGTCACAGCAAGGCACTCTGGGACATGGACGGGGGAGCAGAGTTGGATCACTTGCGAAGGGCTCACCAg CTGCGTCCCCTCACAGCCAGAGGAGCCTGACGCCGTCCAGCGAGCACCCGGCCACGCCCACACCGCCCTGCAGCCCGCAGCACATCATCAACTGGAAGAGCGG